A genomic region of Kribbella sp. NBC_00382 contains the following coding sequences:
- a CDS encoding alpha/beta hydrolase family esterase — MNLARPKTLAALLLTAGLVTAATMLPTATASTDSRSAGCGKAAATGDYTVESGGLTRTYRLHVPVNYQPSKQYPLILVFHGRGKTGAQTEAFSDLSKLDAVVAYPNGVIGDENKQAWQGAPYAAKGVDDVKFTADLLDQLEGKYCVDTRTVYATGKSNGAGFTGILACRMADRFAAIAPVSGAFYIEGTHCAPSRPIPVLDIHGTGDTTIPYGGDGQRDLPDVQTWVRDWSVRDHCDQDTKVSQLGDDVLITKYKGCKADVVHVAVTDGGHSWPGSDASSGPGYVTQTFEAHQMIGDFFKAHKLRS, encoded by the coding sequence ATGAACCTCGCACGCCCGAAAACCCTGGCCGCCCTGCTGCTGACGGCCGGCCTGGTGACCGCCGCCACCATGTTGCCTACAGCAACAGCATCAACCGACTCCCGAAGCGCCGGCTGCGGAAAAGCAGCGGCGACCGGTGACTACACGGTCGAGAGCGGCGGTCTCACCAGGACCTACCGCCTGCACGTCCCGGTCAACTATCAGCCATCCAAGCAGTACCCGCTCATCCTGGTCTTCCACGGCCGCGGCAAGACCGGCGCGCAGACCGAGGCGTTCTCCGACCTCTCGAAGCTCGACGCAGTCGTTGCCTACCCCAACGGTGTGATCGGCGACGAGAACAAGCAGGCCTGGCAGGGCGCGCCGTACGCGGCGAAGGGCGTCGACGACGTGAAGTTCACCGCTGACCTGTTGGATCAGCTCGAGGGCAAGTACTGCGTCGACACCCGGACGGTCTACGCGACCGGCAAGTCCAATGGCGCCGGCTTCACCGGCATCCTGGCCTGCCGGATGGCCGACCGGTTCGCCGCGATCGCCCCGGTCTCCGGCGCGTTCTACATCGAGGGCACCCACTGCGCTCCGAGTCGGCCGATCCCGGTGCTCGACATCCACGGCACCGGCGACACCACGATCCCGTACGGCGGCGACGGCCAGCGCGACCTGCCGGACGTGCAGACCTGGGTCCGCGACTGGTCGGTCCGTGACCATTGCGACCAGGACACCAAAGTGAGCCAGTTGGGCGACGACGTACTGATCACGAAGTACAAGGGCTGCAAGGCGGACGTAGTACACGTGGCCGTGACCGACGGCGGCCACTCGTGGCCGGGGTCGGATGCGTCGTCAGGCCCCGGCTATGTCACCCAGACCTTCGAGGCTCACCAGATGATCGGTGACTTCTTCAAAGCTCACAAGTTGAGGAGCTGA